In one Opitutales bacterium genomic region, the following are encoded:
- a CDS encoding tRNA-dihydrouridine synthase family protein, giving the protein MQDVTTLPFMRLMGITGAPDWFFTEYFRVHDHSNLEEHIVDSILHHNTGRPIFAQMIGEANEPLKRTAKALKDLPIAGIDLNMGCPAPKVYKKNVGGGLLRSIDDVNRVLGNLRSSTDGIFSVKMRIGFADWDLFEALLDCINQHEVDLLSLHGRTVHEGYRAPVHYDLIKQAVNAAVCPVIANGEISSVDKAIAVQEYTGAFGLMIGRSAIRNPWIFRQIHEHYNSRAVFRPRLSDVRLYVDQLRAATDHPDVPERLLTGRMKKFLNFVGTSIDGEGHFLHTMRRTKTRDDLLRVCDSFMIEGENADRLFRDEPFDGVIARPNCESREAANHATLERKLA; this is encoded by the coding sequence ATGCAGGATGTCACGACGCTGCCCTTTATGCGGCTCATGGGAATTACTGGTGCCCCTGACTGGTTCTTTACCGAGTATTTTCGCGTCCATGATCACTCGAATCTAGAGGAACACATTGTTGATTCGATTCTTCACCATAATACCGGCAGGCCCATTTTCGCGCAGATGATTGGTGAAGCTAATGAACCCCTAAAACGCACCGCAAAAGCGCTCAAAGATCTCCCCATCGCCGGGATAGACCTCAACATGGGATGCCCTGCACCCAAAGTATACAAAAAGAATGTCGGGGGCGGGCTCCTGCGCTCGATTGACGATGTAAATCGCGTACTAGGGAACCTAAGATCCAGCACCGACGGCATCTTTAGTGTGAAGATGCGGATCGGATTTGCAGACTGGGATCTATTCGAAGCGTTGCTCGATTGCATCAACCAACACGAGGTCGATCTGCTGAGCCTACACGGAAGAACTGTTCACGAGGGCTATCGTGCACCGGTTCACTATGATCTCATCAAGCAAGCAGTCAACGCAGCGGTGTGTCCAGTGATCGCGAATGGTGAGATCTCATCGGTCGATAAAGCGATCGCAGTCCAGGAATACACGGGAGCATTCGGCTTAATGATCGGCCGCTCGGCCATCCGCAACCCATGGATTTTTCGCCAGATTCATGAGCACTACAACAGCAGGGCAGTTTTCCGCCCTCGATTAAGTGATGTGCGCCTCTACGTGGATCAACTCCGCGCAGCAACGGACCACCCTGACGTTCCCGAACGTCTCCTTACGGGTAGAATGAAGAAGTTTCTCAACTTCGTGGGTACGAGTATTGATGGAGAGGGGCATTTCCTTCACACCATGCGACGGACCAAAACACGCGACGATCTCTTACGAGTCTGTGACTCGTTTATGATTGAAGGAGAAAACGCAGATCGTCTGTTTCGCGATGAACCCTTCGACGGTGTCATTGCCAGACCTAACTGCGAGAGCCGCGAAGCCGCGAATCATGCTACTTTGGAACGCAAGTTAGCTTAA
- a CDS encoding S8 family serine peptidase, whose product MIRLFFFLVGLCGLSAVAQEFELQRAQSVLIPKAETGADAFLEKFPNYDGRGVVIAVFDTGVDPAALGLQTTTTGERKIVDIIDGSGAGDVDTTHTVELSELDVPGEVEGLSGRTLILPEGFNPANGTFRLGLKAGRELFHTQVWRRIMAERAQHYELELNAIRAERKEAQRRAEAAGEREIFSKHRDDLTLAEQDAVLREEILEILEDGYLDKELGPYFDCLVWHDGEHFRVIVDTDEDGDLGEETVLRPFGVAGEYGRFADPVSATFGVQVYGDGDLLSIVTVSGSHGTHVAAIAAAHFPDEPHRSGVAPGARILSVKMGDIRIGGGSNLFGEMRAVASAARYGVDIMNASWGGASVFQDGSDLSAQLYDRLVRDYGVTAFVSAGNNGPGLSTLGSPGGEARRVIGVGAHVSPDMGKYLYALSRENPETAFGFTSRGPGKSGDLGVDICAPGGATASLASDSIRGSELYNGTSMSAPSASGVGALLISAAKQNGVSISPERIKTALMRTARLVESDPFAEGAGMIQALPAWEFLQARQDEAIWDVFFDIEASDDTYISGPGIYLRETLVDVERAFSVSVSPRLPEAASDTERYAFEADVVLKTSDPWIEAPTYLRLAAGAERFRVIVKRDWLPETVGAQLGFVRGYAASDPDGPALFEIPITVISPESLSHPEEHTHRLEEPVTLTAGAYHRIFLETPEVADHVAVKLRLRDDDTDVSKRMVVSIQSMAADVSFRQGSTRRFLTFEPGQEQTVETDVHPGEVVEVVVHQYWSTPGSTEVEMEVLFDGVGARETNLVFEKNRQLMPLRLLSAQTGEIHFSSELNRGLLARLPVETQILPGDDRMLFPEAPRIEEEYLPSILRQKFELTLDDDVTASLGFGRLFDVSELFGGDFYRIYHAEAGLIMAGSSWGDRSFDLPKGSITIYRDIVTFDASLLSGEEDRPLHLLLHQDFGSLAIYPDLVAAMEERASSSIDAESARYETVLLGHSANEKLEDLKVMPDAIMGELTAKNTDDSVLWQGTVVIQPGDVFGDVANQEAEPSEVKPDEDAVEAFEDSAFASALAFIEAHLDATEEMEIAKRDELIDTWKSERPESPKVSLVEAKLIAHRLDLFPQDEDEAFAPADAEQESEEQNEERVTPPPTDDEQNAGRIQAIALLDRARELCGMDEVAAFFGAKPQLVPGSSEDEEMALLEQESEMNERREAIRSAWQIQLGLAVGAADEVAFRAVYSELKRWGGEEDDSVASYLSKYYQQQGFTGLMLEAISDELEDAPYDRGLWQDRIDAYENLGWERFAVRDRFTLKLRAQEPINLYAHFYHVCCYFLCFGLGLS is encoded by the coding sequence ATGATTAGACTTTTTTTCTTCCTTGTCGGGCTTTGCGGACTGTCTGCCGTAGCTCAAGAGTTCGAACTCCAGCGCGCGCAGAGTGTGTTGATCCCGAAAGCGGAGACGGGAGCCGATGCATTTCTGGAAAAATTTCCAAACTACGATGGGCGCGGTGTGGTGATCGCCGTGTTCGATACGGGGGTGGACCCGGCAGCGCTTGGCCTGCAGACGACAACCACGGGCGAGCGCAAGATAGTCGATATAATCGACGGCTCGGGTGCGGGTGATGTGGACACCACGCACACTGTGGAATTGAGCGAGCTCGATGTGCCTGGAGAAGTCGAAGGATTGTCGGGACGGACGCTTATTTTGCCCGAAGGTTTCAATCCGGCGAACGGGACCTTTCGCCTTGGCCTCAAAGCGGGGCGTGAGCTGTTTCATACTCAAGTCTGGCGTCGTATCATGGCTGAGCGGGCCCAACACTATGAGCTAGAACTCAATGCGATCCGCGCCGAGCGCAAGGAAGCGCAGCGTCGTGCTGAGGCTGCAGGCGAGCGCGAGATTTTTTCCAAGCACCGAGACGATCTTACATTGGCGGAACAGGACGCGGTCTTACGCGAGGAAATCCTCGAAATCCTCGAAGATGGATATTTAGATAAGGAACTCGGGCCCTATTTTGATTGTTTAGTTTGGCATGACGGAGAGCACTTTCGGGTGATCGTTGATACGGACGAAGACGGGGATCTAGGCGAGGAGACCGTGCTTCGTCCATTTGGGGTCGCCGGGGAGTATGGGCGCTTTGCCGATCCGGTGTCGGCGACCTTCGGGGTGCAAGTGTATGGAGACGGCGATCTCTTGAGTATTGTAACCGTAAGCGGGTCGCACGGCACTCATGTGGCTGCGATTGCGGCAGCTCATTTTCCTGATGAACCGCATCGTAGTGGTGTGGCTCCAGGTGCGCGTATTCTTTCGGTAAAGATGGGTGATATCAGGATAGGCGGCGGGTCGAACCTTTTTGGCGAGATGCGGGCTGTGGCCTCCGCTGCACGGTATGGTGTGGATATTATGAATGCCAGCTGGGGAGGCGCTTCAGTGTTTCAAGATGGTTCGGATCTCAGTGCGCAATTGTATGACCGTTTGGTGCGCGACTACGGTGTCACGGCCTTTGTGTCGGCTGGAAATAACGGTCCTGGGCTTTCAACCTTAGGAAGTCCTGGAGGTGAGGCACGGCGTGTTATTGGTGTGGGCGCTCACGTCAGTCCTGATATGGGCAAATATTTATATGCGCTGAGTCGCGAAAATCCGGAGACAGCTTTTGGCTTCACGAGCCGCGGGCCGGGAAAAAGTGGTGATTTGGGTGTCGATATCTGTGCGCCTGGGGGAGCGACGGCGTCACTGGCGAGTGATAGCATCCGGGGTTCAGAGCTTTATAATGGGACCTCTATGTCTGCACCTTCGGCGAGTGGGGTGGGAGCTTTGTTGATCAGTGCAGCGAAACAAAATGGGGTCAGCATCTCGCCAGAGCGGATCAAAACTGCCCTGATGCGGACGGCGCGTTTGGTAGAGAGCGATCCCTTTGCCGAAGGGGCTGGTATGATTCAGGCCTTGCCTGCCTGGGAGTTTCTCCAGGCCAGACAGGATGAAGCAATCTGGGATGTGTTTTTCGATATCGAGGCGAGCGACGATACGTATATCAGCGGACCGGGGATCTACCTGAGGGAAACGCTCGTGGATGTGGAGCGAGCATTTTCAGTTTCAGTATCGCCTCGGTTGCCTGAGGCGGCCAGCGACACTGAGCGCTATGCTTTTGAAGCTGATGTTGTATTGAAGACTTCAGACCCTTGGATCGAGGCGCCAACTTATTTGCGTTTGGCGGCTGGCGCTGAGCGATTTCGTGTCATTGTGAAACGTGATTGGCTGCCAGAGACCGTTGGAGCCCAACTCGGTTTTGTTCGCGGCTACGCTGCTTCTGATCCCGATGGACCCGCCCTATTTGAAATACCGATCACGGTGATCAGTCCCGAGAGTCTTAGCCATCCCGAAGAGCACACACATCGATTGGAGGAGCCCGTTACCCTGACCGCAGGTGCTTACCATCGAATTTTCCTAGAGACACCCGAAGTCGCAGACCACGTCGCGGTCAAACTCAGACTCCGCGACGATGATACGGACGTGAGCAAGCGGATGGTCGTGAGCATTCAATCCATGGCCGCGGATGTTTCGTTTCGACAAGGCAGCACGCGTCGTTTCCTGACCTTCGAACCCGGGCAAGAGCAAACGGTTGAAACAGATGTGCATCCGGGTGAGGTCGTCGAGGTGGTGGTGCACCAATACTGGTCTACTCCGGGATCAACTGAAGTAGAGATGGAGGTGCTTTTTGATGGAGTGGGCGCGCGTGAGACAAATCTTGTCTTTGAAAAGAACAGGCAATTGATGCCTCTACGGCTGTTGTCCGCGCAGACTGGAGAGATTCATTTCTCTTCGGAACTAAACCGCGGCTTGTTGGCGAGGCTACCGGTAGAGACGCAGATCTTACCCGGTGATGATCGTATGCTCTTTCCAGAAGCACCTCGTATTGAAGAGGAGTATTTACCCTCTATTCTCAGGCAGAAGTTTGAGCTGACTTTGGACGACGATGTTACGGCTTCCCTGGGATTTGGACGCCTGTTTGACGTGTCCGAGCTTTTCGGTGGAGATTTTTATCGGATCTATCACGCCGAGGCGGGCTTGATCATGGCCGGCAGCAGCTGGGGAGATCGATCTTTTGATTTACCAAAGGGAAGCATCACGATCTATCGAGATATCGTTACTTTCGATGCGAGTTTGCTCTCTGGCGAGGAGGACCGTCCACTTCATTTATTGCTGCATCAAGATTTCGGGAGTCTGGCCATTTATCCAGATTTGGTAGCGGCTATGGAGGAGCGTGCATCTTCGAGTATCGATGCTGAATCTGCGCGTTATGAGACGGTTTTGTTAGGCCATTCCGCGAATGAAAAATTGGAAGATCTCAAAGTCATGCCCGATGCGATTATGGGCGAGCTCACTGCGAAAAACACTGACGATTCAGTGCTGTGGCAAGGGACTGTGGTGATCCAGCCCGGTGATGTGTTTGGGGATGTAGCCAATCAAGAAGCAGAGCCCAGTGAGGTAAAGCCTGACGAGGATGCAGTGGAGGCTTTTGAGGATTCGGCATTTGCATCTGCGCTTGCGTTCATCGAAGCGCACCTGGATGCGACCGAAGAAATGGAAATAGCGAAGCGAGATGAGCTGATCGATACATGGAAGTCCGAACGGCCCGAATCACCTAAAGTGTCCCTAGTTGAGGCCAAACTCATTGCTCATCGCCTGGATTTGTTCCCGCAGGATGAGGATGAAGCATTTGCACCTGCTGATGCTGAACAAGAATCGGAAGAGCAAAATGAAGAAAGAGTCACTCCTCCACCTACCGATGATGAGCAGAATGCAGGACGCATTCAGGCTATTGCGCTCTTAGACCGAGCGCGTGAACTGTGTGGGATGGACGAGGTGGCGGCTTTTTTCGGAGCCAAGCCACAGCTCGTCCCCGGTTCTTCTGAGGACGAAGAAATGGCGTTGCTAGAGCAAGAGAGCGAAATGAATGAGCGACGTGAAGCCATTCGCTCGGCTTGGCAGATTCAGCTCGGTCTGGCTGTAGGCGCGGCGGATGAAGTCGCCTTTCGGGCCGTCTACAGTGAGTTAAAACGCTGGGGGGGCGAGGAAGACGATTCGGTCGCGAGTTATCTAAGTAAGTATTACCAGCAGCAGGGATTCACGGGTCTGATGCTTGAAGCGATCAGTGATGAATTGGAGGATGCCCCTTACGATCGTGGTCTTTGGCAGGATCGGATAGATGCTTACGAGAACCTTGGTTGGGAGCGTTTTGCGGTGCGCGATCGCTTTACGTTGAAGCTCAGGGCACAAGAGCCCATCAATTTATATGCTCATTTCTATCATGTATGCTGTTATTTCCTTTGCTTTGGACTAGGGCTTTCATAA
- a CDS encoding Gfo/Idh/MocA family oxidoreductase gives MVGGGHGAFIGAVHRMAANLDGQLELVCGAFSSKPEKSKASGADLFLPEERCYGTFEEMMLSEAALPSDVRMDFVVIVTPNHLHFPAAKSAMENGFHVVSDKPATLTADEARTLRSLSKKTGLLYALTHNYTGYPMVRQARVMVRDGMLGKIRKVVVEYPQGWLSQDDGGVWRTDPAIAGAGGCLGDIGSHAENLAAYITGLDLDEIAADLTAFVEGRRLDDDVNVLLRYKGGAKGILQSSQIAVGEENDIRIFVYGETGGLEWRQFESNTLLFKPDGAPVQRYRTGVGELSPEAVAATRVPAGHPEGYIEAFANIYVGFTDHLRSILDSDYERNAVLDYPGVDEAVAGMAFIEAAVESSKKNAAWTKVNA, from the coding sequence ATGGTCGGCGGTGGTCACGGCGCGTTTATCGGAGCCGTGCACCGTATGGCAGCAAATCTAGATGGGCAGCTTGAGCTAGTCTGCGGAGCTTTTAGCTCAAAACCCGAGAAGAGCAAAGCCTCCGGTGCAGATCTCTTCCTGCCAGAGGAACGTTGTTATGGGACATTTGAGGAGATGATGTTATCTGAAGCTGCACTGCCTTCAGATGTCCGTATGGATTTCGTGGTGATAGTGACGCCAAACCATCTCCACTTTCCAGCAGCCAAGTCTGCAATGGAAAACGGCTTTCATGTGGTTTCAGACAAACCTGCGACTCTCACTGCTGACGAAGCTCGCACCCTGCGCTCGCTCTCGAAAAAGACGGGGCTTCTCTACGCGCTCACGCATAACTACACGGGCTACCCCATGGTGCGGCAGGCTCGTGTGATGGTGCGCGACGGTATGTTAGGCAAAATTCGCAAAGTGGTTGTCGAGTATCCTCAAGGCTGGCTTAGCCAAGATGATGGTGGAGTCTGGCGCACAGATCCCGCGATTGCCGGTGCTGGGGGTTGTTTAGGAGACATAGGCTCACATGCCGAGAATTTGGCGGCTTACATCACGGGTTTAGATTTGGACGAAATCGCAGCGGATCTCACGGCCTTTGTTGAGGGCCGTCGCTTGGATGACGATGTGAACGTCCTGCTGCGATACAAAGGCGGGGCAAAAGGCATTCTCCAGAGTTCGCAGATAGCGGTGGGCGAGGAAAATGATATTCGAATCTTTGTGTATGGAGAAACGGGGGGCTTGGAGTGGCGTCAGTTTGAATCAAACACCCTTCTTTTCAAACCTGATGGAGCCCCGGTTCAGCGCTACCGCACCGGCGTTGGCGAACTGTCACCCGAAGCGGTCGCAGCCACCCGCGTTCCAGCTGGGCACCCCGAGGGATATATTGAGGCCTTTGCCAATATTTATGTCGGCTTCACTGACCACTTACGTTCGATCTTGGATTCAGACTATGAGCGTAATGCTGTGCTGGACTACCCAGGAGTGGATGAAGCCGTTGCCGGTATGGCCTTCATCGAGGCGGCAGTGGAGTCCAGCAAGAAGAATGCAGCTTGGACTAAAGTGAATGCCTAG
- a CDS encoding DEAD/DEAH box helicase has product MDTPSFNRLGLAQPLLDALAEKSYSEPSPIQAAAIPILLEGRDLLACAQTGTGKTASFALPALNATSRIGKKPRPGEIRTLILTPTRELAVQVADSFKGYGSKMPFRVGLVHGGVSQHPQVRALKRGVDVLVATPGRLLDLDEQGHVDYSKINMFVLDEADRMLDMGFVEDIRQIAQHIPEERQTVMFSATMAPAITKLAGTLLRDPEGIRIAPDLTTAERVEQQLFYVKPNDRTSLLLSLLDEREDDDGLSIIFSKTRHHAEKLGKFLYREGYEADSIHGGKSQNARQRILNRFKDGKTRILIATDVAARGIDVKNIKLVINFDLPMEAENYVHRIGRTARAGDSGLALSFCGGNDGGLLKDIHKFIKSDIPVNEEHEYHCGETADKVGRFLQRGKGGSGSGGRGRRGPRNRGRRPEGGYQKKRSFRRNKARSSHRSS; this is encoded by the coding sequence ATGGACACACCTTCCTTTAATCGACTGGGCCTCGCCCAGCCGCTCCTCGACGCTTTGGCCGAAAAAAGCTATTCAGAACCGTCGCCTATCCAGGCTGCAGCGATCCCGATCCTGCTCGAAGGCCGCGATTTGCTAGCTTGTGCGCAAACGGGCACAGGAAAGACAGCGAGTTTCGCTTTACCAGCACTCAATGCGACTTCTCGTATTGGCAAAAAACCCCGTCCCGGAGAGATCCGGACTCTCATCTTGACCCCCACACGCGAGCTTGCAGTGCAAGTTGCTGATAGCTTCAAAGGCTACGGGTCAAAAATGCCTTTCCGTGTCGGACTGGTTCACGGCGGGGTGTCTCAGCATCCGCAAGTCCGTGCCCTCAAGCGCGGAGTCGATGTCCTGGTCGCGACTCCGGGTCGTTTATTAGACCTCGATGAACAAGGCCACGTCGATTATTCTAAGATCAATATGTTTGTGCTCGATGAAGCAGATCGGATGCTCGATATGGGCTTCGTTGAGGATATCCGTCAGATCGCGCAACACATTCCTGAGGAAAGACAGACCGTCATGTTTTCGGCGACGATGGCCCCCGCGATTACTAAGCTGGCTGGCACGCTTCTACGCGATCCAGAGGGAATCCGGATCGCTCCGGATTTGACGACAGCAGAGCGTGTAGAACAGCAGCTTTTCTACGTGAAGCCGAACGACCGCACGAGTTTGTTACTATCCTTGCTCGATGAGCGTGAGGATGACGATGGCTTATCAATCATTTTCAGCAAAACGCGTCACCATGCGGAAAAGCTGGGAAAATTCCTCTACCGCGAAGGCTACGAAGCGGACTCGATTCACGGCGGTAAATCTCAGAACGCGCGCCAGCGCATTCTCAATCGCTTCAAGGATGGAAAGACGCGTATTTTAATCGCGACCGACGTCGCTGCCCGCGGTATTGATGTGAAGAATATCAAGCTGGTTATTAACTTCGATTTACCGATGGAGGCCGAGAACTACGTCCACCGTATCGGTCGCACAGCGCGGGCCGGTGACTCGGGACTAGCCCTCAGTTTCTGTGGCGGTAATGATGGTGGCCTGCTCAAAGACATCCACAAATTCATCAAGAGTGATATACCGGTGAACGAAGAGCATGAATACCACTGCGGGGAGACGGCAGATAAAGTCGGCCGCTTTCTGCAGCGCGGGAAGGGTGGCTCAGGATCTGGAGGCAGAGGTCGTCGGGGTCCGCGTAACCGTGGACGCCGGCCGGAGGGAGGCTATCAGAAAAAACGGAGTTTTCGTCGCAACAAGGCGCGTAGTAGCCACCGGAGTTCTTAG
- a CDS encoding polyprenyl synthetase family protein: MQSHPQTAFAPCTSEEKERLESALARQANQLSEKLSITPILQPLFESLHKAILSPGKRIRPALLMATFKAFQENSNETIIPDYVYEIAGAIELFHAFLLIHDDVIDNSMSRRGEPTLHKRIETIHQARPRNAEHIAVVFGDIVHGYVFELITNSSIPDERLRPVIQKVARMAQWTGTGEILELALWDRYLNDIPEDWIHSVYHLKTGVYTIESPIQVGAILAGQSKSSLSDISRLIQPIGVAFQIENDLHEVSLDLERFQDLVYDLKCGVKTLFVKRLHALLKPTDRVFLDEILSGQRCPFEHTARLHELFQCSATRVHLAEYANCLFQEGRLGIEKSELNQHLDGRLVSIIDYVLLNRKHSEHLIRQSNSLTSKP; encoded by the coding sequence ATGCAGAGCCATCCCCAGACAGCCTTTGCCCCGTGCACGTCAGAAGAGAAAGAACGTCTGGAGTCTGCACTGGCGCGCCAGGCGAACCAACTCTCAGAAAAACTCTCGATCACGCCGATCCTACAGCCGCTTTTTGAGTCGCTGCATAAGGCCATCTTAAGCCCGGGTAAACGCATTCGCCCAGCCCTCTTGATGGCCACATTCAAAGCATTTCAAGAAAACTCGAACGAGACCATTATTCCGGACTACGTTTATGAAATCGCAGGTGCTATCGAACTCTTCCATGCCTTTTTGCTCATTCACGATGATGTCATCGACAACAGTATGTCTCGGCGAGGCGAACCCACACTTCACAAGCGCATCGAGACCATTCACCAAGCCCGTCCGAGGAATGCGGAACATATAGCTGTTGTTTTCGGAGACATTGTCCACGGCTACGTGTTCGAGTTGATCACCAATTCGAGCATTCCGGATGAACGGCTCAGGCCCGTCATTCAAAAAGTGGCACGCATGGCTCAATGGACAGGAACCGGCGAGATACTTGAGCTCGCACTCTGGGATCGATACCTCAATGACATCCCTGAGGACTGGATACACAGCGTATACCATCTAAAAACCGGAGTGTATACCATCGAGTCGCCGATTCAGGTCGGCGCCATACTCGCCGGCCAAAGTAAATCCTCTTTATCAGATATTTCCCGCCTGATTCAGCCCATTGGCGTTGCATTTCAAATCGAGAACGATCTCCACGAAGTTTCGCTGGATCTCGAACGTTTCCAGGACCTTGTCTATGACCTGAAATGTGGGGTGAAAACCTTGTTCGTGAAGCGGCTTCATGCCCTCCTCAAACCTACAGACCGCGTTTTTTTGGATGAGATCTTGTCTGGCCAGCGTTGTCCATTCGAACATACCGCGCGACTTCATGAATTGTTTCAGTGCTCGGCCACACGCGTCCACCTCGCTGAATATGCTAACTGCTTGTTTCAAGAAGGGCGCTTGGGTATCGAAAAGTCTGAGCTGAATCAGCACTTAGACGGACGTCTGGTTTCGATCATTGATTACGTCTTATTGAACCGGAAACACTCAGAGCACCTGATCCGCCAAAGCAATAGCCTGACTTCCAAACCCTAG
- a CDS encoding bifunctional nuclease family protein, with translation MSDHAEEVEVKGVMPTSNGCAIFLGNTKKTFVIYVDQAIGSAISMTLNGIKKERPLTHDLISHIFDGFDIDIQSVLINDFDEGTFFARLTIKMENELGTKIVEIDARPSDCIVMALHRQRPIRVAAQVMDHVDDMTEILEKIQNQSESDQ, from the coding sequence ATGTCTGACCATGCTGAAGAAGTCGAAGTGAAGGGGGTCATGCCCACTTCAAATGGGTGTGCAATCTTTCTAGGGAACACAAAAAAAACCTTCGTCATCTACGTGGATCAGGCCATTGGCAGCGCCATTTCAATGACATTGAATGGCATTAAGAAGGAACGCCCCCTCACGCATGATCTGATATCTCACATCTTTGATGGATTCGACATCGATATACAGAGTGTGCTCATCAATGATTTTGACGAAGGCACGTTTTTCGCCCGATTAACGATCAAAATGGAAAACGAGCTAGGCACCAAAATCGTCGAAATAGATGCCCGACCGAGCGATTGTATTGTCATGGCCCTGCATCGACAAAGACCCATCCGGGTCGCCGCGCAGGTGATGGATCACGTAGACGATATGACCGAGATTCTTGAGAAAATTCAGAATCAATCTGAATCGGATCAATGA
- a CDS encoding response regulator transcription factor, with translation MKKVIIVEDQTILRELIEGVIDTMAMVEVIGSTGDGAQGVDLCLDSNPDLVILDIMLPELNGVEVIKRLKRDNPKLNILVFSGLTDRSVVNRILKAGVSGYIEKNTGLEELRKAIENVANGQSFFGSKIMAAMQDIMMNGGIDDSVECLTTREREIVQLIAESYSNKEIADKLCISIRTADTHRTNIMRKLKIHDVAGLTRYAIKHNLVSSTETV, from the coding sequence ATGAAGAAGGTAATAATAGTCGAGGATCAAACGATCCTCAGAGAGTTGATCGAGGGAGTGATCGATACCATGGCGATGGTAGAAGTCATCGGATCCACCGGCGATGGAGCTCAAGGAGTCGACCTTTGCCTCGATAGTAACCCAGACCTCGTCATCCTCGACATCATGCTGCCTGAGCTAAATGGGGTTGAAGTGATCAAGCGCCTCAAACGCGATAATCCAAAGCTCAACATTCTCGTTTTCTCAGGCCTGACCGACCGCAGTGTCGTCAACCGCATTTTAAAGGCTGGAGTATCTGGATACATCGAAAAGAACACCGGCTTGGAAGAACTCAGAAAGGCGATAGAAAATGTTGCCAATGGCCAATCATTCTTCGGCTCCAAAATCATGGCTGCGATGCAAGACATCATGATGAATGGAGGAATCGACGACTCAGTCGAATGCCTCACAACCCGCGAACGCGAAATCGTCCAGCTAATCGCCGAAAGCTACTCCAATAAAGAAATTGCCGACAAACTGTGCATCAGCATAAGGACGGCAGACACACATCGCACAAACATCATGCGCAAATTAAAAATCCATGATGTAGCAGGCCTCACTCGCTATGCGATCAAGCATAACTTAGTATCGTCCACTGAGACCGTATGA
- a CDS encoding shikimate kinase, protein MDALRSSLSAVSVKAHNKPNLYLVGFMGTGKSTIGRRVADELGMQFVDSDHTIERLEQRSIPEIFEADGEAAFREMERQFIEGGHHSSGVVVSCGGGLAVQGGMLQSLQKKGIVICLIADVETILQRVSGNANRPLLEGDAQRERIEALMSERAPIYAQVRLQIMTDHRATWEVVQHVKRCYLEACQVGA, encoded by the coding sequence ATGGATGCGCTCAGATCCAGTCTCAGCGCCGTGTCAGTAAAAGCGCACAACAAGCCCAACCTGTATCTGGTGGGATTTATGGGCACCGGAAAATCGACCATCGGACGACGTGTCGCTGACGAGTTGGGCATGCAGTTCGTCGATTCGGATCATACGATCGAGCGGCTCGAGCAGCGTAGCATCCCTGAGATTTTCGAGGCGGATGGTGAAGCAGCCTTCCGAGAAATGGAACGTCAATTCATTGAAGGCGGACATCACAGTTCTGGCGTGGTAGTATCCTGCGGTGGAGGATTAGCTGTGCAGGGAGGCATGCTTCAGTCGTTACAGAAAAAGGGTATTGTGATCTGTCTGATCGCCGACGTTGAGACCATCTTGCAGCGCGTCTCCGGGAATGCGAATCGCCCCTTGTTAGAGGGGGATGCTCAACGTGAACGAATTGAAGCGCTCATGAGTGAGCGTGCCCCGATCTATGCGCAGGTTCGCCTGCAGATCATGACGGATCATCGAGCGACATGGGAAGTCGTGCAACACGTGAAGCGTTGTTATCTTGAGGCCTGCCAAGTCGGGGCATAA